TAATTATGACGGCCATCGTCGTCGGTATGCCTGGCATCTATATAATGAAAGGAAGAGGCCTTGTCAGTCTCCACGTCAGGAAGGGATCAGTAGGATCGACTGTCATCGGGGGACTGATATTCGGAATAGGGTTCGCCATCTTGGGATATTGCCCCGGAACGGTAGCAGGTGCAGCTGGCCATGGATCTATGGATGCACTCTTCGGCGGAATCGTTGGTATATTGATCGGGACCTGGATCTTTGGATCGCTGTATCCCGCCCTGAATAAAAAAATACTCAACAGGGGAGAGTTCAGGCATATGACGATCCCTGAAAAATTCGGGGTGAACCCGTGGTTCGTTGTCATTCCGGCCGTGATCTTTATTGTGCTGGTACTCGCCGGCCTGGAGTATACAGGCTATTAATATTAGTGTACCGTGTACATCGTGCTTCCACCCGGCGGTACCAATAATAAATATTTATTACAACCTCCAATTGGTTTTTATGTCACTAGTGTGGTTCGAGGAACTGATTCACCTGCTGGTTCTGTTTTTTGAATTCGTCGGAGGGCTACTGATAATATACGGCGGAATAGTTGCTACCGCAAAGGTTCTCCTGCTGGAAATTGCAAAAAAATCATATTCATACAACAGGATTCGTCTTGAACTAACAGGAAAGATAGTATTCGGTCTGGAATTCCTGATTGCGGCTGACATTCTTGCAACTATAATCTCTCCTTCGCAGGAAGAGCTTATCATGCTTGCAGTGGTCGTGATTATAAGGACGATACTTGGCTACTTCCTTGAAAAAGAGGCAAAAGAGTTCCAGATTGAATAAAATTTCTTGGTAGACCACTAAATAGAAGACTTTGAATAATGAGTGGCGAGACGAAGAATTAGAAAATTTTAATTTATCATTTGAATGATATCACCGGGGAATTATTTTACAACAGGACCTTTTTCGGTTCACCATTTGATGAAATAAAACAAACAAAATATTGCTGGTTTTTACAAATTAATTCCTCTCCTCAATGCTCTATTAATAAAACTTTTAAATGATATATTCGTAAAGTATAGTGATTGATATTGGAGGGATCCAATACTGTCGCTTAGCGGAAAGCAAACAAAATAATTCATAAATTGGAGGAAAATTGTATGAAGTTGAATAAAGAGGAAGCATTCACCGGTCTAGAGGCTGCAATTGTGCTTATCGCATTCGTTGTTGTAGCGGCGGTATTCTCATATGTCGTACTCGGAGCCGGTTTCTTCACGACACAGAAGGCACAGGAAGTTGTCTATACCAGTGTCGATCAGGCAAGTTCGAGTATCGAGATACTTGGAGATGTATATGGACTCGGAGACAGTGTTGGCCCTACGTACATTGACAAGGTAAGGTTTACTGTAGGTCTTACAGCAGGCGGATCGCCTGTAGATTTCTCGCAGACTACACTGACATACAGTGACAGCACTAACGTTTCCAGACTTGACAGGCAAGGCACTACACTTGTAGTCGAAGCTGATGTTCTTTCCGGACAATGGGGAGTTATCAGAATGGCAAACAACGACAGTAATGACCTGCTTCTTGAAAACCAGGAGCAGTTTACAATCCTTGTCGACCCAATAGATCAGATCGATGCAAATCAGGACTTCGAGATCCAGGTACGCCCCGCGGTAGGTACGGCATATGCGATAGAAAGGTCTGCACCTGCAAGGATTACGGGTGTAAACACCTTATACTGAGGAGATGATGGAAATGAAGATGTTTAAATCAGAAGAAGGATTCACAGGTCTTGAAGCAGCTATTGTGCTTATCGCATTCGTTGTTGTAGCGGCAGTATTCTCATACGTAGTGCTCGGAGCCGGTTTCTTCACCACACAGAAGGCACAGGAGACCGTATATTCAAGTGTCGACATGGCATCATCGAGTATCGAAGTTCTTGGTGATATCTACGGATGGGGAGATAATGAAAGTACCGCGATTGATGGTGTCCAATTCGTTGTAGGGCTGACAGCCGGAGGAAGTTCGGTAGACTTTGCCCAGACTACCCTAGTATTCACAAACACATCGGAGATAGTTGATCTTGAGAGGGACGCAGCTATAACAAGCAGTTCATCAAGCGTAGTAAACACATCTGCAAAAGGTGATCTTGTCGCCGATACATGGTATATCACAGACATCCAGAACAACGAAAGTGGAGATGGCGGAGCACTCCTTGAAAACCAGGAACAGTTTACAATCTTCGCAAAACTTGGAAAAGCAGTTGTAACTCCAAATGAAGCATTCACGATAGAGATTAAGCCGCCCACAGGTGCATCATACGCAATAAACAGGAAGGGCCCTGCAAGAATCACTAACGTGAGTATTCTCTACTAAAAATCTTTTTTTGACGGAGGGAGAGGAGATTATGCAGGGGTATCGCTCTTACGACGCCTTTACAGGTCTTGAAGCCGCTATTGTTCTCATCGCTTTCGTCGTAGTAGCAGCACTATTCTCCTATGTTGTTTTAGGAGCAGGATTCTTTACTACACAAAAAGCGCAGGAGACTGTCTATTCCAGCGTCGGCATGGCTTCATCCAGTATGGAAATACTCGGAGATATTTACGGGAACAGTACCGGAGACGGTGGTGTAAATGCCGAAATAGATGGAGTTATGTTTGTCACAGGGCTTACAGCAGGCGGAAGTTCCATAGACTTCTCAAGGACCACGATCACTTATTCGAATAAGGATAACGTAACATTAGTTCAACGCTCATCATCGATCAACAGTACATCACCAAATGTAGTAGTGGACAAATCAACAGTCGGACAGAACGAATGGGCGATTGTTGACATTCAGAACGATGACAGTGACAAAGGTGCACTTCTTGAAAATCAGGAACAGTTCACAATATATGTTAAACTGGATACTCCAAATTATATCAGCAAAAACGAGGATTTCAGTATTGAAATCCGACCTGATCAAGGTGCGGCATACTCTATAAAAAGGACTGCACCGGCAAGGGTCTACAAAATGAATGTACTGTATTGAGGTAAACACCTCAATGCTGAACTACTTTTTTATTTCAAACATAGAGTTAACAGGAAATATTTCCCCAATAAAAGCATAGTCATATGCAATATTTTTCATAGATAACACTACAGTAAAAAAAGACTTTTAAATAGTAAATATTAAATGATTAGTAACTATGGCAGTTAATCAGTCGCAGGTAGATCATATATTATCAACCGCATCTGCTGATGATCCGGAAGTTAAACTTCAAAACCTTCAGGATGAAGTTGATCTCCTAAAAAAATCCGTAAAAAAACTCCTCATCGACTTACGTGAAAGGATGAACGAAATGGATAACCCTTTCATTGTGGCGCCTAATCTTCCCCCATTAGCCGAACTGCCTGAAAAAAAGGTTGAAGAACTTCCTGAACCATTTGAAGAAGAAAAAGGAGACCCTGATATTAAAGAAATAACGGATATCAAATCAGCAGACACCGAATCCGCTTTGGAAGCAAAGGAAGAGATCCTTTCAAACCTCCATGAGAGATTTGAAGATATAAGGACAATGGCCCAGCCGGTACCGGCTGGAACAAACCCGGCCGAGAGACCCAGGCTGCAAAAATTACACCAATTGTTCGAGTGGATCTCCAGGATGGTAAAGAAATACGGCCATGACCGCCTGGAGATCATGACAGGAACTTATCATGAAATGGGATATATCAGCGATGATGCCTATAGGCAGATAAATGAAATAGCCAGATTAATGCCGGAATCCATCGGGGAGTTTCATGAAATCAGTTCAGAGGAGTTTGTATCCGAGCTTTACCTTCTAAACAGAATATTAATACCTGAGGATTCCTCACTGGACAGGGAGATGATAGAAGTAATAATGGAGAAGAAAGAAACTGAAGTAATTGAGACAAAGAAGGAATCAAAAGATGATTCCGGATATGAAGAGGACTGGATTGAACTCCTTGAGAAGGTTTGAAGTGTTTTTAAATGTCCAGTGAAACATTTGCGACGGCAATATTCCTGATTACAGCCATAGTTGCAGCAGCTGTATTAATAAATGCTTTTTTCCCGATAATTTACCAGGCCTCATCTACATTCTCCGAATCATCCCAATCTGCTGACGAACGCTTGCGTACAGAGGTCAAAGTAATCAATACATATGCAAACCATTCATCGGATCCAAATGCGGAAGTCTGGATCAAAAATATAGGATCTGCGAGGATTGCAAAGAACGACATCGATGTATCCGACGTATTCTTTGGCCAGGAGGGTGATTTCGAGTATCTCTTACTTGATCTTTCGGGAACTGTCGATGACGGAGAATGGAGTTACACCGTTCTGGAAGATACTGTCAATGACTACTGGGACCCCAGGGAAACTCTGCGGATTGATATAAACAGCAACAAAATTCCAGGCACCAGTGGCCAGTATGTCTATTTCCAGTTTGTACTCCCTTCCGGCGTATCGGTAGCTAAAACATTTACAACGAGTGGTTAATGTGGCCAGTGCGTCTTTAGTTGCAACAGCCTTTGCTTTGATAATGCTGATAATAACAGCATATTTTCTGGTAGGGGTCGTATTAACGACAGCCGAGGTTGTATCAACCGCACAGGCGGATCAGATTAACCAACAGGAAGAAAGGGTCAGGACCGCTATAAATATCAATAACACCTCAATCGAGTCAGGATCAATAATATACGCAGAAATCGAAAATATGGGGAGTGTTGTCATATCAGACATTAAATATATGGATGTCTATACAATTAATGGTAAGTCCTCTCCAATATATTATTCTCAGGGTACAGGGACAGGTACCTGGAGTAAAATATCAATAGAACCGGATATTATTAATCCGGGACAATGGGATCCGAAAGAAGTAATGAACATTTCAGTAACCTACCCCGGAAGTGATCCCCCTGTCTGGATCCAGGTGACAACGCCGAACGGGATATCGGATTCAACATATATATAAAAGGTGATCATATTGGGAGATTCAGAAAAAAAATCGCTGGGTGACCTCCTTGGCGGAGAGGAAAGGGAGATCCTCTCTACAGGAAACCCCGAGATCGACAAAAAACTTGCAGACGGTTTGCCCCTTCAGTCCCTGACATTAATTGAAGGAGAGAATGATACCGGCAAGAGTGTCATAACGCAACAGATTATCTGGGGAGCCATGAAAGCCAGCCTGAATGTCGATCTTTATACATCTGAAAATACCTCAAAAAGTTTCCTGAACCAGATGCAATCAATGAGTCTGGACATCTCCGATTATTATGCCTGGGGTTATCTCAAGATCTATCCTATGCATACGATAGGTTTTGAATGGGGGGAGGATGAGATGAGCGGAATCCTGAAAAGGATCATTGCCAAAATCAGAAATAGCGACGCTGATGTCATAGTAGTCGATTCATTAACGCTTCTGACAGAATCCACATCCCAGACCGACCTTCTGGCCTTCCTTACAAGTTGCAAAAACCTTGTAGACCATGGAAAGACAATTCTGATTACTCTTCATACATATGCATTCGAAGAGGATACACTTGTCCGTATAAGATCAATCTGCGATGCACATTTATTCATGAAAAAGGCCCTTGTCGGAGATAAATATGTCATGGTTATGGAAGTCGTAAAGGTCAGGGGTGCACGGAAAACCACAGGCAATCTGGTTTCATTCGAGGTGCATCCCGGATACGGAATGAAGATTATTCCGATCTCCAGCGCGAGAGTCTGAAGATTAAAGGGGATTTAACAGATGGGTGCTCTAAGTGCAAATATAAACCTGCCATTCCAGCCTGAAGAAGTAGACGAGGAAGAGGATATCTATTCCAACTATGAATCTTCCTCTCTTTTCAGGATGCTTCCTGCAAATGCCAAGGAGTACGTAGCAAAAAGCCCCCATCTTCTCGAATATCTCCAGATGTTTCCTGTGAACCTTTATGGGATTCCCCTCTTCTTCTCCGAATTAAAGAGAGAAGTAAAAAGCATGGAAAACCCGAACATCATCTACCCCGTTGATGAATTCACCTTTATTCATATCTTCCCCGATCAGGACGATGTCAGAAACTTTTACATTCCAATTGAACCGTCCTTCATGCATACTGTAGCAGAAGCAATGCCGATAATCGAGAAAAAGATGGTTGACATTATTGATGCTCTCGAAGAGGACCCTGTTACCGAAGAAGAAAGAACTGAGGTACTGAAGAAGGTTTTAAAGGAAATAATTTATGTTAAAAAACCGGACGAGTCCTTGGACGATATAACCGCTCTTGAAGGAGGAGATACCGGAGTCAAAGACAAAATCGTCAAATTTTTAAATACCGATTTTTCAGCCAAAACCGATAAAAAAAACCTTGAAAAACATAACGTCAAAGAAACTCCCGATGGGAAAGTGATCCTGACGCTGGCAGAATACAGGTCCATAGAGTATCTCCTGATTCGTGATAAAATCGATATGGGAATTTTGAAGCCATTTCTATCCGACCCCTATATTGAAGATATTACCTGTGATGGTGTCGGGCCGATATTTATAGAGCACAAGATCTTCAAAGGACTTAAATCCGTTGTTGAATTTACCAATTCGGATGAGATCGATGATTTTGTAATAAAGATGGCCGAACGAATCAAAAGGCCGATAACATACAGGAATCCTATTGTCGACGCCACCCTCCCTGACGGCTCGCGTATCAACATAGTCTACGGTACCGAGGTCTCAAAGCACGGCAGTAATTTTACGATTCGTAAATTTGCAGAAGAGCCTGCAAGTATTCTCCAGTTGATCGAATGGAAGACGACCGACTATATGGTTGCCGGCTACCTGTGGATGTGCATCGAGTTCGGAATGTCGCTATTCATGAGCGGTGAGACTGCGAGCGGAAAAACGACAAGTCTCAACGCACTTACGGCATTCATTGCCCCTGAAAGCAAGATCGTTACAATTGAGGATACCCCTGAACTTACCGTACCTCATAAAAACTGGACAAGACAGGTCTCCAAAGGGAAAGGAAAAGGTGAAGGAGGAGAGGGAGAAGTCACGATGTTCGACCTTCTTCGTGCCGCTCTTCGTCAGAGGCCGAACTATATCCTTGTCGGAGAAATTCGTGGTTCGGAAGGAGCGGTCGCATTCGGAGCAATGCAGACCGGCCACCCTGTCATGAGCACTTTCCACGCGGCATCCGTCGAAAAACTGATACAGCGTCTCTGCAGTGATCCGATCAATATTCCAATGACGCACGTAGACAACCTAAACCTTGTCATTATCCAGAGTGCCGTTACAAGGCCGAACGGTGATAAAGTCAGGAGGATGCTCAGCATCAACGAACTGGTAGGCTACGATCCGGATACGAAAGGGTTTTCATTCATCGCCATGTTTGTCTGGAACCCGACAACCGACGAATTTGAATTCCCGGGGAAAGGGAGCAGCTACCTGCTGGAGAACAAGATCGCCACGATGCTCGGTGTACCTGAACACAAAAGGTCCGAGATCTATTTCGAAGTAGAGAAAAGGGCACGAGTCCTCCAGAGACTGCATAAGGCAGGATATGTCGGTTTTTGGGATCTGTATCATATGATGACAAAAGTCAAAAAGCAGGGCCTCCTGAAGATCGATATTTAGGCAGCAAACATGTTCGAAAGCACTATAGAGAATCTCAGGGAAAAGAACGGGGGAAAACTGCCATTTGAAGATACTTTGGGAGATCTGTTCAAAAAAATAAACGATATCAGAGATAACAAGAAAATGGGAAATGATCTCCTTTTCATGATCACTTATATGGCATCGATTATTCATGCCAATGTTTCAAGACCGGAGATTTTTGCATATACTGCCGAAAGAAAAGAATACCTGCCCTCAAAAGCTATGAAAAGAGTGGAGTGTTTTGTCAAGAGGTGGAATTACAGTTATGCCGAAGCACTCCTTCTCGTAGCAGATCGCGTAAGAAATAAGATGCTCGAGAGCCTGTTCAACAGGTTCGGAAACTCCATCGAATCGGGTGTTCCTGATGAAGAATTCCTTACTTCGGAGCTTGGGACTGTCAGAAATGTCTATAGGAACCATTTCGAACAGGGTATCGAGATGCTGAAAAAATGGGGCGACGCATATATCGCACTTATGCTTTCTGCAACCATTGTAAGCATTATTATCATGGTCTCGGTTGCGATCTACGCCCCCGACGATCTCGAATCAACCCTCAACTCATCTTATTTCCTGACAATAGGGGTCTCCGCCTTCGGCCTGATTACAATGTATAAATCAATCCCCGACGATCAGAAAGCACACGGACTTGAAGACGGCGGCAGTTATGAACAGAACCTGATCGCAAAATTCGAACGGATTATTATCCCTGTAACTCTCCTGATTTCAATTATAATGCTTTTCCTTGGTATCAATTTTGGTGTTATCTGCATCCTAGTTGGGCTTATGCTCGGACCGATTGGTTACCTTGGATTTAAAGACGATCAAAATATCATAGCAAGGGATGAAGATTTCACTGTATTCATCAGGGGGTTGGGAGCAATCATGGGGGGTATGGGCATGACTGTAGGACCTGCTATGTCAGAGGTCGACAGGAAATCACTTTCTGTACTCGGACCGTTTATAGACGGAGTTTATTCAAAACTCAACCTTGGTCTTGATGAAAAACTCGTATGGACCAGATTTATAAAAGACTGTGGAAGCAACCTGATCTATAAATATCTGGGAATCTTTCGCGATTCGGTAGATCTTGGTGCGGGACCTTCGGAGGTATCACAGATCGTAAGCGGATCGATGCTCGAACAAACACTCCTAAGGCAGAAACGTGAGATGCTCGCCACGAGCTTTATTGTTCTGCTCATACCCATGCATATAGCGATGATTGCCATCTTCACTTTCCTGTACAGCATCCTCATTACTATGTCACGTGCAATCACGAGCGTTATGACAACATTTACTGATACTGCTGCCGCCCTGAGTTCGTCCACATCCTCCCTGGGAGGATCAATGGTCAGTTCTATAAACATCTTTACTAATTTTCCCGAAGATAAAATGCAGACTTTCCTGATAATTAGTATAATGATTATCACCATAGCAAACATTCTTGCAGGAAAAATCGTTAAAGGAGGTCACCGATCAATGCTGTACTTTTTCGGAAGCATTTTAATTGGTCTGACGGGAATAATATATATAGTAACTCCGGTAATAGTAGCGGCTTTATTTACAATCCCAGGATTTGAGGCGATTTAATGGTTTCTATGAACGACTCCACAAGAAGACTGATAATGATGCTGACCATAATTTTTGCAGGGACAGCAGTAACATTTCTTGAATTAAGCCCAATCCTCGTATTCCTGATATCCATTATAATCGGGGTTGTGATGCTCTTCGGACTTAATATCCTATCCTTTGAAGAACTGAAAGAGGATATTTTATCATTCAAAGAAAGACTCAATCAACCTATATCCCTTAAAAAATCCAAAACCGATAAAAAAACCGGAGATCTGAAAAGTAGTCCAAAGAAAAAGAAGGAAACTGATACAAAAAGCAATAAAGATAAGAAAAAAAGAGAGATTCCTTTCTCCGGCCTTATTGAAAAACTGCCATTTAAAAAAGAGAAGAAGGAAAAATCCGAAGGAACTCCGGATAAAAAATCCCCATTCTCAGGACTGTTTTCCAAAATAAAATCAAAAGACGGCAAGGATGATAAAACCAAAAAAATTGATGAACTGCTTGATAAAACGATAAACGAACCTGTAGTCGGGCCTGGCAAAACAGAAGATTCTGCCGTAGCGGCGGCTGAAGTAGGCGAGGATGATTTTTCTGATTTCGACGATCTGGACCTGGGGCTTGAAGATGAAGATTCGGATTTCGGATTAGGAGATGGGGGCGAGATCCCGGAACCTGAAAGCAAAAGTGCTTCGGCTGCTGCAGGCATGGAGGAGGACATACCCGACTCGGCAATCGCCGAAATTCTTGCCAAGGAAGGTATAGAATTCGATCTCGAATCAGATGACGAATTCCCTGAACTTTCTGGGGATGAAGATAGCGCAGAACCTGATAAGGAGAGCGGCAGGAAGGGATTGAGTGATTTCGACGAACTTGACAGTGATGTTTCAGGACTTGATCTTGAAGACGAGGAGATGGATGAATTCGATCAGATTGACCTCGACGAAATAGAGCCCGAAGAGGATCTGGATTTCGAAGAGGAGGAGGATTCTATAGAGATCGGAGATTCAGAGGAAGAAACACAGGAAGTAGTAGTTGCTCCCCCGGAAGAATCGGACGATCTATTCGCCGCTCCGCCTAAGGAATGGTCGCAAACCAAACAGGGTGCGGGTTCTGAAGAATTACCTGTAGACGAACCATTATCACTCTCCTTTGGCAGCGGAGGAGGTGGACTGGATGATGACGATCTCTTCGCAATGCTCAAGGCTGATACGAAAAAAGCGGTTGTCGTTCAGGAACTCAGTCTTGTCAGGGATTTAAAGGATACTAATGTAGACAGCACAGAACTGGTAGATGAACTGCAATCTGTACTCTACGGTCTGGGAGTAAAGGTTGAAAAGATTGATGGTGAAGGAAATTCAAAACCTGAACATATAAATGAAGATGAATCCGGGGTTTGAATAATGACAGAGACTACTTTAAAACAGGTCCCTGTAAAGATAGAACACGGCGGGAAATGGATATCTGCGAAAATCGGAGTTAACGAAGAGAGAATACTATTTCCTGACCCTATATCTGCAGAAATAAAAATTAAGGCGATAGACGACCTTG
The nucleotide sequence above comes from Methanolacinia paynteri. Encoded proteins:
- a CDS encoding YeeE/YedE thiosulfate transporter family protein; translated protein: MLTETRKNKRLQLLIGLIIGLLFGLFLYIGGVTEYDVIIGQLLLTDFTVLKVIMTAIVVGMPGIYIMKGRGLVSLHVRKGSVGSTVIGGLIFGIGFAILGYCPGTVAGAAGHGSMDALFGGIVGILIGTWIFGSLYPALNKKILNRGEFRHMTIPEKFGVNPWFVVIPAVIFIVLVLAGLEYTGY
- a CDS encoding DUF1622 domain-containing protein, with the translated sequence MSLVWFEELIHLLVLFFEFVGGLLIIYGGIVATAKVLLLEIAKKSYSYNRIRLELTGKIVFGLEFLIAADILATIISPSQEELIMLAVVVIIRTILGYFLEKEAKEFQIE
- a CDS encoding archaellin/type IV pilin N-terminal domain-containing protein, with product MKLNKEEAFTGLEAAIVLIAFVVVAAVFSYVVLGAGFFTTQKAQEVVYTSVDQASSSIEILGDVYGLGDSVGPTYIDKVRFTVGLTAGGSPVDFSQTTLTYSDSTNVSRLDRQGTTLVVEADVLSGQWGVIRMANNDSNDLLLENQEQFTILVDPIDQIDANQDFEIQVRPAVGTAYAIERSAPARITGVNTLY
- a CDS encoding archaellin/type IV pilin N-terminal domain-containing protein — its product is MKMFKSEEGFTGLEAAIVLIAFVVVAAVFSYVVLGAGFFTTQKAQETVYSSVDMASSSIEVLGDIYGWGDNESTAIDGVQFVVGLTAGGSSVDFAQTTLVFTNTSEIVDLERDAAITSSSSSVVNTSAKGDLVADTWYITDIQNNESGDGGALLENQEQFTIFAKLGKAVVTPNEAFTIEIKPPTGASYAINRKGPARITNVSILY
- a CDS encoding archaellin/type IV pilin N-terminal domain-containing protein, translated to MTEGEEIMQGYRSYDAFTGLEAAIVLIAFVVVAALFSYVVLGAGFFTTQKAQETVYSSVGMASSSMEILGDIYGNSTGDGGVNAEIDGVMFVTGLTAGGSSIDFSRTTITYSNKDNVTLVQRSSSINSTSPNVVVDKSTVGQNEWAIVDIQNDDSDKGALLENQEQFTIYVKLDTPNYISKNEDFSIEIRPDQGAAYSIKRTAPARVYKMNVLY
- a CDS encoding FlaD/FlaE family flagellar protein, with the translated sequence MAVNQSQVDHILSTASADDPEVKLQNLQDEVDLLKKSVKKLLIDLRERMNEMDNPFIVAPNLPPLAELPEKKVEELPEPFEEEKGDPDIKEITDIKSADTESALEAKEEILSNLHERFEDIRTMAQPVPAGTNPAERPRLQKLHQLFEWISRMVKKYGHDRLEIMTGTYHEMGYISDDAYRQINEIARLMPESIGEFHEISSEEFVSELYLLNRILIPEDSSLDREMIEVIMEKKETEVIETKKESKDDSGYEEDWIELLEKV
- a CDS encoding flagellin, translating into MSSETFATAIFLITAIVAAAVLINAFFPIIYQASSTFSESSQSADERLRTEVKVINTYANHSSDPNAEVWIKNIGSARIAKNDIDVSDVFFGQEGDFEYLLLDLSGTVDDGEWSYTVLEDTVNDYWDPRETLRIDINSNKIPGTSGQYVYFQFVLPSGVSVAKTFTTSG
- a CDS encoding ATPase domain-containing protein, with product MGDSEKKSLGDLLGGEEREILSTGNPEIDKKLADGLPLQSLTLIEGENDTGKSVITQQIIWGAMKASLNVDLYTSENTSKSFLNQMQSMSLDISDYYAWGYLKIYPMHTIGFEWGEDEMSGILKRIIAKIRNSDADVIVVDSLTLLTESTSQTDLLAFLTSCKNLVDHGKTILITLHTYAFEEDTLVRIRSICDAHLFMKKALVGDKYVMVMEVVKVRGARKTTGNLVSFEVHPGYGMKIIPISSARV
- a CDS encoding type II/IV secretion system ATPase subunit; this encodes MGALSANINLPFQPEEVDEEEDIYSNYESSSLFRMLPANAKEYVAKSPHLLEYLQMFPVNLYGIPLFFSELKREVKSMENPNIIYPVDEFTFIHIFPDQDDVRNFYIPIEPSFMHTVAEAMPIIEKKMVDIIDALEEDPVTEEERTEVLKKVLKEIIYVKKPDESLDDITALEGGDTGVKDKIVKFLNTDFSAKTDKKNLEKHNVKETPDGKVILTLAEYRSIEYLLIRDKIDMGILKPFLSDPYIEDITCDGVGPIFIEHKIFKGLKSVVEFTNSDEIDDFVIKMAERIKRPITYRNPIVDATLPDGSRINIVYGTEVSKHGSNFTIRKFAEEPASILQLIEWKTTDYMVAGYLWMCIEFGMSLFMSGETASGKTTSLNALTAFIAPESKIVTIEDTPELTVPHKNWTRQVSKGKGKGEGGEGEVTMFDLLRAALRQRPNYILVGEIRGSEGAVAFGAMQTGHPVMSTFHAASVEKLIQRLCSDPINIPMTHVDNLNLVIIQSAVTRPNGDKVRRMLSINELVGYDPDTKGFSFIAMFVWNPTTDEFEFPGKGSSYLLENKIATMLGVPEHKRSEIYFEVEKRARVLQRLHKAGYVGFWDLYHMMTKVKKQGLLKIDI
- the flaJ gene encoding archaellar assembly protein FlaJ → MFESTIENLREKNGGKLPFEDTLGDLFKKINDIRDNKKMGNDLLFMITYMASIIHANVSRPEIFAYTAERKEYLPSKAMKRVECFVKRWNYSYAEALLLVADRVRNKMLESLFNRFGNSIESGVPDEEFLTSELGTVRNVYRNHFEQGIEMLKKWGDAYIALMLSATIVSIIIMVSVAIYAPDDLESTLNSSYFLTIGVSAFGLITMYKSIPDDQKAHGLEDGGSYEQNLIAKFERIIIPVTLLISIIMLFLGINFGVICILVGLMLGPIGYLGFKDDQNIIARDEDFTVFIRGLGAIMGGMGMTVGPAMSEVDRKSLSVLGPFIDGVYSKLNLGLDEKLVWTRFIKDCGSNLIYKYLGIFRDSVDLGAGPSEVSQIVSGSMLEQTLLRQKREMLATSFIVLLIPMHIAMIAIFTFLYSILITMSRAITSVMTTFTDTAAALSSSTSSLGGSMVSSINIFTNFPEDKMQTFLIISIMIITIANILAGKIVKGGHRSMLYFFGSILIGLTGIIYIVTPVIVAALFTIPGFEAI